CCGGGCCCAGCGTGCCCAGACCGCCCGGCTGCTCATCGAGACGACCGCGCTGCCGATGGCGGACATTGCCTTCGCGGCCGGCTTCTCCTCGATCCGCACCTTCAACGACACCGTCCGCGAGGTCTTCGCGCTCTCCCCGAGCGAGCTGCGCGGCCGCATCCCGAAGCACACGGTGATCGCCCCTGGCGTTCTGAGCCTGCGGCTGCCGTTCCGCGCCCCGCTCAACCCCGACAACCTCTTCGGGCACCTGGCCGCGACCGCCGTCCCCGGCGTGGAGGAGTGGCTCGACGGCGCGTACCGGCGCACGCTCCGCCTGCCCTACGGCCACGGGATCGTGGCCCTGACCCCGCAGCCCGACCACATCGGATGCCGCCTCACCCTCAGCGACCTGCGCGACCTGCCCGTCGCCATCAGCCGCTGCCGCCGCATGCTCGACCTGGACGCCGACCCGGTCGCCATCGACGACCTGTTGCGCACCGATCCGCTGCTGGCACCGCTGGTCGACAAGGCCCCCGGCCGCCGGGTGCCGCGCACCGTCGACGAGGCCGAGTTCGCCGTACGGGCCGTCCTGGGCCAGCAGGTCTCCACGGCCGCCGCCCGCACCCACGCGGCTCGCCTGGTCACCGCGCACGGCGTACCGGTCGAGGATCCCGAGGGCGGCCTCACCCATCTCTTCCCGGCGCCCGAGGCGCTCGCCGCCCTCGATCCCGAGTCACTCGCGATGCCCCGCACCCGTCGTACCACGTTCACCACCCTCGTCCGCCAACTCGCCGAGGGTGAACTTCACTTGGGTGTCGAGAGCGACTGGGAGGAGAGCCGCGCCCGGCTGCTCTCACTGCCCGGCTTCGGCCCCTGGACGGTCGACGTGATCGCGATGCGCGCCCTCGGCGACCCCGACGCGTTCCTGCCGACCGACCTCGGTATCCGGCGCGCCGCACAGGAACTGGGCCTGCCGTCCACCCCCGCCGCGCTCACCGCACGCGCGGCGGCCTGGCGGCCGTGGCGGGCGTACGCCGTCCAGTACCTGTGGGCGACCGACAGCCACCCGATCAACTTCCTGCCCGTATGACCCCGTACAAGGACGTCCCATGACAGCGAAACAGCACACCGTGCTCGACAGCCCCTACGGCCCCCTGACCCTCGTCGCCACGGACGGCGTCCTGTCCGGCCTGTACATGACCGGCCAGCGCCACCGCCCGCCCGAGGAGACCTTCGGCGAGCGCGACGACAGGCCCTTCGGTGAGGCGGCCGACCAGCTGGAGGCATATTTCACCGGAGAGTTGAAGGAGTTCACCGTCGAACTGCGCCTGGACGGCACGCCGTTCCAGCGCAGTGTCTGGGAACAGCTGCGCCTGATCCCCTACGGTGAGACCCGCTCGTACGGCGAACTGGCCGACGCCCTCGGCAATCCGGGCGCCTCGCGCGCGGTCGGACTCGCCAACGGCAAGAACCCCATCGGCATCATCGTGCCCTGCCACCGCGTCGTCGGCGCGAACGGCGGTCTGACGGGATACGGCGGCGGCCTGGACCGCAAGAAGCGCCTGCTGGACTTCGAGGGCGGCACGGCACTGTTCTGACCGCCCGGCGGCCGGCCGTACCCCGAGAGCGGACCGGTCAGGGCGCTATGGTGACGGTGACCTCGGCGACCTTGGTCATGTCCGAGGAGCAGGCGAGGAAGACGGTCCCTCTCTCCCCGGGCTTGGCATTGACGATGGTGGCCGTGCCGACGAGCGCTCCACTGGCGTCGGCTTCGAGGTTGGTGATCCCGATGGGGGATCTGGCCGTGCTCTCACCCCCGACGAGCGAGCCCTCGGCGAGCCCGCCCTCGCTCGGATTGCCGCAGTTCCGCAGGGTCAGGCGGACGGTTTCGCCCAGCCGTGCGGTACTGGGGCTGACAGTGCCGATGAGATCGGTGTCATCGACGGCCGTCGCGACAGGGGCCGACCACCCCAGAGCGACGCATCCGGCGACGACGACGGCGGGTACCACGGTGAGTCGCATGGTGACCTCCCTCGGACGCGGCCTGCGCCTGCCACCCGAACGGATGACCACGGCGCGCCTCCTCCGACCGTAGGGAGGCGCCCTGTGCGCCGCGATGCCGATTAGCCCGAATGGGTGAGTCTCCCGCGGGTGGCGGTCGCTCACAGTGAGCGTGCACGTCTGAACGTGTCGGTTCGGCCCGGTAGGTACCGGGCCCCCGGGTCAGCCGACCCGGTGGCCGTTCTCCAGCTCCACCGTCCCCGAGCCCTCCGTCAGGACGTCGAGCGCGGCCACGACACGGCGGCCCAGTGCGCCCGGCAGGTGGTCGGTGAGCTCCTCGCGCGGCACGAGCCGCCAGGACAGCAGCTCCTCCTCCTGGAGACGGATCGCCTTGAGGTCCTCCTCACCGAGGATTCCGCCGTCGTACAGATACGCCACCAGCGGCGGCCGCGCCGTCCCGTGCACCCAGTCCACCGCGAGCAGCCGCCCGAGCTCGACATCGAGCCCGATCTCCTCCGCGGTCTCCCGCCGGGCGCCCTGCCGGGGCGTCTCCCCGGTGTCCGACTCGATCGTGCCGCCCGGAAGCGCCCACCCGTCACGGTAGTTGGGCTCGACGAGCAGCACCCGGCCCTCGGCGTCACGGAAGAGGACCGCGGCACCGGCGAGGACGCGGGGGAGGGAGGCGATGTACGTGGCGAAGTCCTCAGTGGTCATTGAGGAAGGGTAGCGACGGGGCGCCGGCCCCATGGGCCCGAGCCGCACGCGGCTCACTCGGCTCCGGCCTCCGCCAGCCGCACCGTCCGCTCCGCCAGCTCGCTGATGCGGATGCCGTCGAAGCCGAACACGGCGCTGCGGACCGTGTCCTCCAGGGGGTCCTTCCACTGCGCGGGGATCGCCTCCGCCCCCGTGAGGACGCCCGCGACCGAGCCCGCGGTCGCGCCGTTGGAGTCGGTGTCCAGGCCGCCGCGGACGGTCAGGGTGATCGTACGGGTGAAGTCGCCGTCGCCGTACAGAAGCCCGGCGGTGAGGACCGCGACGTTCGGGACGGTGTGGATCCAGCCGAGCCCGGCCGTCTCCTCGGACACCGTGTCGAGAGTCTCCTCCCAGCTCAGCCGGGTCTCATGGAGCGAGATCACCCGGCGTACGGTGCGGGCCAGCCGACTGCTCGCGGGGATCACCGTCAGCGCCGTGTCCAGGGCGTGCCGGACCGTGGGGGCGGTGAACGCCGCCGAGATCAGCGCGGCCGACCACATCGCGCCGTACACCCCGTTCCCGGTGTGCGACAGGACCGCGTCCCGGCGGGCCAGCGAGGCGGCGCGGAGCGGGACCCCCGGGCAGGTCCAGCCGTAGATGTCGGCGCGGATGAGGGCGCCGATCCACTCCTGGTACGGATTGTCGTACGTGGCGGTCAGCGTCGGCTTGAGGCCGTTGGCCAGATTGCGGTACGCGGCCCGCTCGGCCGTGAACGTCTGCAGATACGGCAGCCGCAGCAGCCACAGGTCGCCGACCTGCTCGGTGCTGAAGTCGAAACCGTGCGCCTCCAGCAGGGCGAGGCCGAGGATCGCGTAGTCGACGTCGTCGTCCCGGCAGCTGCCGTGGATGCGGCCGCGAACGCACTCGCGCCATTCGGGGCGCAGCTCGGCGCCGTCGCTCTCGGTGGCAGGCTCGGGCAGGTAGTCGGTGAGCGGCAGGGCCGAGGCCTGCCGCAGATAGCGGTCGATGCGCTCCCGCGTCCACAGATCGCCCTGCTCGACCGGCTTGCCGAGCATGTTGCCCGCGATCCGGCCCAGCCAGCCCCCGAGGACGCGGTCGGCGAGCTCGGTGCCCACAGGGGTCATAGCTGAAGGTCTACCCGATTCCGCGGGTGGTCGCGCGGTGTTGCGTGGGCCGGACGGGGCATGACGGCGGGGACGTGCGTTGGCTAAGGTCGCAGCGGCGCGACTGCCTTGACGTGCGCGGGGCTTGGAAGGCAAGGGGAGTGCAGGTGGCGGACGCTGCAGGGAACGACACTCGAACGGCACGGCGGGTGCTCATCGCCGCGGACAAGTTCAAGGGGTCGCTGACGGCCGTACAGGTCGCGGAGCGGGTGACGACGGGCCTGCGCAGAGTCGTGCCGGGCCTGGAGGTCGAGGCGCTGCCCGTCGCCGACGGCGGTGACGGGACGGTGGCCGCGGCGGTCGCGGCCGGGTTCGAACGACGTGAGATGCGGGTCGCGGGTCCGCTCGGCCACGAGGTGACGGCGGCGTTCGCGCTGCGCGGCGGCACCGCGGTCGTGGAGATGGCGGAGGCGAGCGGGCTGCAGCGGCTGCCGTCCGGTGTCTTCGCGCCGCTGACCGCGTCCACGTACGGCTCCGGGGAGCTGCTGCGGGCCGCGCTGGACGCGGGAGCGCGGACGATCGTGTTCGGGGTCGGCGGCAGCGCCACGACGGACGGCGGCGCCGGGATGCTGTCGGCGCTGGGCGCCCGGTTCCTGGACGAGGACGGGGAGCCGGTGCCGCCGGGCGGTGGCGGCCTCGCCGGTCTTGCGCGGGTCGACCTGTCCGGCCTCGATGCGCGCGTGTCCGCGGTGGAGCTGGTGCTCGCCAGCGACGTCGACAACCCGCTGACCGGCCCGAAGGGCGCGCCCGCGGTCTACGGCCCGCAGAAGGGGGCCTCCCCGGACGACGTGGAGACCCTGGACGCGGCGCTCGCGCACTACGCCAAGGTCCTGGAGGCGGCCGTGGGGGCGCGCGCCGCCGAGTACGCGGCGGCGCCGGGCGCGGGCGCGGCGGGCGGCATCGGCTTCGGCGCACTGATCCTGGGCGCGCGCTTCCGCCCCGGCATCGAGGTCATGCTGGACGTACTGGGCTTCGCCCCGGCGCTGGAGCGGGCCTCGCTGGTGATCACGGGTGAGGGCTCGCTGGACGAGCAGACGCTGCATGGGAAGGCACCGGCGGGTGTCGCCGCGGCGGCTCGTGCGGCCGGCAAGGAGGTCGTGGCGGTCTGCGGTCGCCTGGCGCTGACGGCACAAGCCCTGGAGAAGGCCGGTGTGCGCCGGGCGTACCCCCTGACGGAGGCGGAACCGGACGTGGCGAAGTGCATCGCGGACGCCGGGCCGATTCTGGAGCGGGTGGCGGAACGGATCGCCCGCGACCTGCTGGCCTGATCCCGAGGGTCTTCCGCCCCCGCCGGGGGCGAAACAACACACGCGCGGCCCGCGGGCATGAACATGAAAAGGGCCCCGAACCGAACCGGTTCGGGGCCCTTTTCATTGCGTACGACCGTTACGGCAGCTGCGCCGCCCGCGCCTCACGCCGATTGTCACGGAAGTTGTTCACCCGGCGAGCCGTCGCGAACAGCGGAATCACCGCACCCATGACCAGCTGCAGCGCGCAGCCCGTCTGGAGGAGCAGCTGGCCGCTCGGGGCGTCGAAGGCCCAGGCCGCCAGAAGCCCCATCGACAGGACGATCCACGACAGCATTGCCACCGCCAGACGCCCCCGCGGCTTCGGGTACTCCACCCGGCTCACCATCAGCCACGCCGTACCCAGAATCGCCAGCAGCGTGGCGAAGAACGGCAGCTCCAGCAGCACGATCGAGACGACCGTCAGCGCGCCGAACGGCGAGGGCATGCCCTGGAACGTGCCGTCCTTCACCGTCACGCACGAGAACCGCGCGAGCCGAAGCACCACCGCCAGCAGCACCACGATCGCTCCGACCGCGGCCACTCTCTGGTGCGCGTCGTCCGCCACCATGCCGTACACCAGCACGAAGTACGCCGGCGCCAGCCCGAAGCTGATCAGGTCGGAGAGGTTGTCCAGCTCCGCGCCCATCGGGGAGGAGCGGAGCTTACGGGCGACCAGGCCGTCGAACAGGTCGAAGACCGCCGCGCACAGCATCAGGATGACCGCCGTGGCCGCGCTGTGCCGGGCCATGCCCGCCGACTCGTCGTTGCCCGTCAGGTGCGGGATCAGGATGCCGGTGGTGGTGAAGTACACCGCCATGAAGCCGCACGTGGCGTTGCCGAGGGTGAGCGTGTCCGCTATTGAGAGGCGGAGCGAGAGAGGCATCTCCTCCTCGTCGTCCACCTCGTCGGCCTCCGGGACCCAGCCGGCCTTGGTGTCGGGATCAATCACGGTCAATGCGAGTCACCCCAGCCACCGTCTTCTGGCCGACCTCGACAGCGACCTCGACACCTTCCGGAAGGTAGATGTCGACGCGCGAGCCGAACCGGATCAGGCCGATCCGGTCGCCCTGCTCGACCTTCGTTCCCTGCGGGATGTAGGGGACGATGCGGCGGGCCACCGCGCCGGCGATCTGGATCATCTCGATGTCGCCGAGCTCGGTGTCGAAGTGCCACACGACGCGCTCGTTGTTCTCGCTCTCCTTGTTGAACGCCGGAACGAACCCGCCGGGGATGTGCTCGACCGACGTCACCGTGCCGGAGAGCGGCGCGCGGTTGACGTGGACATTGAGCGGGCTCATGAAGATCGCGACGCGGGTGCGTCCGTCCTTCCACGGCATGATGCTCTGCACCACACCGTCGGCCGGCGAGATGACCCGGCCCTGGGCGATCTCGCGCTCAGGGTCGCGGAAGAACCACAGCATGCCCGCCGCCAGCGCGGTGGCGGGTACGGCCACGGCCTTGGCGGCGCCGGAGCGGCGCGCCCGGGCCAGGCTGAGTGCTGCGGTGGCAACGGTCGGGAGAAGCCACGGCGATGCTCCGCGCGCGAGGCGGACCCGGCCGCGAGGTGCAGAGGTTTGGCTGTGGGGCATGGATGACCTTCGTAGCGGATGATGCCGCGCTTCAACGGGGGACGGCGGCTTTCCGGCGATCGTACCGGTCGCGGGCCGCAACTGGGCAAGCCAGGAAGCCGAGTCGGCGGCCGAAGAGTATGGACGGGGTGTGATCTTCTTCGCGGAGAAAACACCCCGAACCCGGACAACTAGCCCTGGAGTCGATACTCTTCGAGCAGTCGGCGACCGATGATCATTTTCTGGATTTCGGCGGTACCTTCACCGATCAGCAGCATCGGGGCCTCGCGGTAGAGACGCTCGATCTCGTACTCCTTCGAGAAGCCGTAGCCGCCGTGGATCCGGAAAGCATCCTCCACGACTTCCTTGCAGTACTCGGAGGCGAGGTACTTCGCCATCCCCGCTTCGAGGTCGTTTCGCTCTCCGGAGTCCTTTTTGCGCGCTGCGTTCACCATCATGGCATGCGCGGCCTCGACCTTGGTAGCCATCTCCGCCAGCTTGAACTGAATGGCCTGGTGCTGGGCGATCGGCCTGCCGAAGGTGTGCCGCTGCTGGGCGTAGGAAACGCCCAGCTCAAAGGCGCGCTGGGCGACACCGCAGCCACGCGCGGCCACGTTCACCCGGCCGACCTCCACGCCGTCCATCATTTGGTAAAACCCACGGCCGGTGACCCCGCCGAGTACCCGATTGGCCGGAATGCGCAGCCCGTCCATGATGAGTTCCGTGGTGTCGACACCCTTGTAACCCATCTTGTCGATCTTCCCGGGGATGGTGAGGCCCGGGCGGACCTCGCCGAAGCCGGGCTCCTTCTCCACCAGGAAGGTCGTCATCGACTTGTGGGGTGCCGTGCCCTCGGGGTGTCCTTCGTCACTCCGGACGAGCACGGCGACGAGCGAGGACGTGCCGCCGTTCGTCAGCCACATCTTCTGACCGGTCAGGACGTACTCGTCGCCGTCCTTGACCGCCTTCGACGTGATCGCCGACACATCGGAGCCCAGACCCGGCTCCGACATCGAGAAGGCGCCGCGGATCTCGCCCAGCGCCATCTTCGGCAGGAAATAGTCCTTCTGCTCCTGTGTGCCGTGCTGCTTGAGCATGTACGCCACAATGAAGTGCGTGTTGATGATGCCGGAGACCGACATCCAGCCGCGGGCGATCTCCTCCACGCACAGGGCGTAGGTGAGGAGCGACTCGCCCAGACCCCCGTACTCCTCGGGGATCATCAGGCCGAAGAGGCCGAGTTCCTTGAGGCCGTCGACGATCTGCTGCGGGTACTCGTCGCGGTGCTCCAGCTCTGTCGCGACCGGGATGATCTCCTTGTCCACGAAGCCACGGACGGTGGAGAGGATCTCCTGCTGGATGTCGGTCAGACCGGCGGTCTGGGCGAGACGGGCCATGGCCTACTTCTCCTGCTGCTTGAGCTCCGGGCGGCCCGGCTGCTCGCCGCCGCGTTCCTTGATGTACGTCTCGGTGGGCACCATCACCTTGCGGCGGAAGACGCACACGAGGGTGCCGTCCTGCTTGTAGCCCTTGGTCTCGACATGGACGATGCCGCGGTCGTTCTTCGACTTCGACGGCCACTTGTCGAGCACGGTCGTCTCGCCGTAGATCGTGTCACCGTGGAACGTCGGCGCCACGTGCTTGAGCGACTCGATCTCCAGGTTGGCGATCGCCTTGCCGGAGATGTCCGGGACGGACATGCCGAGCAGCAGCGAGTAGATGTAGTTCCCCACGACGACGTTCCGGCCGAAGTCCGTCGTCTTCTCCGCATAGTTCGTGTCCATGTGGAGCGGGTGGTGGTTCATGGTGAGGAGACAGAACAGGTGGTCGTCGTACTCCGTGACCGTCTTTCCCGGCCAGTGCTTGTACGTCGCCCCGATCTCGAACTCCTCGTAGGTCCGTCCGAACTGCATCGCGCTCAGGGCTCCTTAGCTGGCGGGGATCTCGAACTTGCTGGTGCGCTGCATGCCGGCGGCGCGTCCCTTGCCGGAGATGACCAGGGCCATCTTGCGGCTGGCCTCGTCGATCATCTCGTCGCCGAGCATCGCGGAGCCCTTCTTTCCGCCCGCCTCGGACGTGTAGTAGTCGTACGCGTCCAGGATCAGCTCGGCGTGGTCGTAGTCCTCCTGGGAGGGCGAGAAGATCTCGTTGGACGCCTCGACCTGGCCCGGGTGCAGCACCCACTTGCCGTCGAAGCCGAGGGCCGCGGCGCGCTGGGCGACCTCGCGGTAACCCTCCACGTTGCGGATCTGCAGGTAGGGGCCGTCGATCGCCTGGAGGTTGTTGGCGCGGGCGGCCATCAGGATCTTCATCAGGATGTAGTGGTACGCGTCCGCCGGGTAGCCGGGCGGCTGCTCGCCCACGACCAGCGACTTCATGTTGATCGACGCCATGAAGTCCGCCGGGCCGAAGATGATCGTCTCCACACGCGGGGAAGCCTGCGCGATCGCGTTGACGTTGTTGAGGCCCTGTGCGTTCTCGATCTGCGCCTCGATGCCGATCCTGCCGACCTCGAAGCCCATGGTCTTCTCGATCTGGGTCAGCAGGAGGTCCAGGGCGACGATCTGCTCGGCGTTCTGCACCTTGGGCAGCATGATGCAGTCCAGGTTCGGGCCCGCGCCCTCGACCACCGTCACGACGTCGCGGTACGTCCACTCGGTCGTCCAGTCGTTGACGCGCACGACCCGCGTCTTGCCCGTCCAGTCGCCCTCGTTGAGGAACTTGACGATGGTGTGCCGCGCCTCGGGCTTGGCCAGCGGCGCACACGCGTCCTCCAGGTCCAGGAAGACCTGGTCGGCGGGGAGGCCCTGCGCCTTCTCCAGGAAGCGGGGGTTGCTTCCCGGCACCGCGAGGCAGGAGCGCCGCGGACGCAGACGATTGACGGGCGTTGTCATGCGGGGACCTCCAGGGGGTCGAGCTTGTTCGCTTTCCGGATCTCGTCGACGATACGGCCGATGATCCCGGTGATGTCGAAGTCCTTCGGGGTGAAGACCGCTGCCACTCCAGCGGCCCTGAGCTGCTCGGCGTCACCGTTCGGGATGATCCCGCCGGCGATCACCGGGATGTCGGCCGCGCCGGCCTCGCGCAGCCGCTCCAGCACGTCCGGCACGAGCTGGGCGTGCGAGCCGGAGAGGATGGACAGGCCGACCGCGTGCACGTCCTCCGCGAGGGCCGCGTCCACGATCTGCTCGGGCGTGAGCCGGATGCCCTGGTAGACCACCTCGAACCCGGCGTCACGGGCCCGCACGGCGATCTGCTCGGCGCCGTTGGAGTGCCCGTCCAGGCCCGGCTTGCCGACCAGGAAGCGGAGCTTGCCCACGCCCAGATCACGGGCGGTGGCGTCCACCTTGCGGCGTACCT
The Streptomyces sp. CGMCC 4.7035 DNA segment above includes these coding regions:
- a CDS encoding phosphatidylserine decarboxylase, whose translation is MPHSQTSAPRGRVRLARGASPWLLPTVATAALSLARARRSGAAKAVAVPATALAAGMLWFFRDPEREIAQGRVISPADGVVQSIMPWKDGRTRVAIFMSPLNVHVNRAPLSGTVTSVEHIPGGFVPAFNKESENNERVVWHFDTELGDIEMIQIAGAVARRIVPYIPQGTKVEQGDRIGLIRFGSRVDIYLPEGVEVAVEVGQKTVAGVTRIDRD
- a CDS encoding glycerate kinase, with the translated sequence MADAAGNDTRTARRVLIAADKFKGSLTAVQVAERVTTGLRRVVPGLEVEALPVADGGDGTVAAAVAAGFERREMRVAGPLGHEVTAAFALRGGTAVVEMAEASGLQRLPSGVFAPLTASTYGSGELLRAALDAGARTIVFGVGGSATTDGGAGMLSALGARFLDEDGEPVPPGGGGLAGLARVDLSGLDARVSAVELVLASDVDNPLTGPKGAPAVYGPQKGASPDDVETLDAALAHYAKVLEAAVGARAAEYAAAPGAGAAGGIGFGALILGARFRPGIEVMLDVLGFAPALERASLVITGEGSLDEQTLHGKAPAGVAAAARAAGKEVVAVCGRLALTAQALEKAGVRRAYPLTEAEPDVAKCIADAGPILERVAERIARDLLA
- the pssA gene encoding CDP-diacylglycerol--serine O-phosphatidyltransferase codes for the protein MPLSLRLSIADTLTLGNATCGFMAVYFTTTGILIPHLTGNDESAGMARHSAATAVILMLCAAVFDLFDGLVARKLRSSPMGAELDNLSDLISFGLAPAYFVLVYGMVADDAHQRVAAVGAIVVLLAVVLRLARFSCVTVKDGTFQGMPSPFGALTVVSIVLLELPFFATLLAILGTAWLMVSRVEYPKPRGRLAVAMLSWIVLSMGLLAAWAFDAPSGQLLLQTGCALQLVMGAVIPLFATARRVNNFRDNRREARAAQLP
- a CDS encoding AlkA N-terminal domain-containing protein, whose product is MRNGMHTDKERCVRAVQSKDARFDGWVFTAVLTTRIYCRPSCPAVPPKPENMTFYPSAAACQQAGFRACKRCRPDTSPGSPEWNQRADLVARAMRLIADGVVDREGVPGLAARLGYSTRQIERQLLAELGAGPLALARAQRAQTARLLIETTALPMADIAFAAGFSSIRTFNDTVREVFALSPSELRGRIPKHTVIAPGVLSLRLPFRAPLNPDNLFGHLAATAVPGVEEWLDGAYRRTLRLPYGHGIVALTPQPDHIGCRLTLSDLRDLPVAISRCRRMLDLDADPVAIDDLLRTDPLLAPLVDKAPGRRVPRTVDEAEFAVRAVLGQQVSTAAARTHAARLVTAHGVPVEDPEGGLTHLFPAPEALAALDPESLAMPRTRRTTFTTLVRQLAEGELHLGVESDWEESRARLLSLPGFGPWTVDVIAMRALGDPDAFLPTDLGIRRAAQELGLPSTPAALTARAAAWRPWRAYAVQYLWATDSHPINFLPV
- a CDS encoding HpcH/HpaI aldolase/citrate lyase family protein; this translates as MTTPVNRLRPRRSCLAVPGSNPRFLEKAQGLPADQVFLDLEDACAPLAKPEARHTIVKFLNEGDWTGKTRVVRVNDWTTEWTYRDVVTVVEGAGPNLDCIMLPKVQNAEQIVALDLLLTQIEKTMGFEVGRIGIEAQIENAQGLNNVNAIAQASPRVETIIFGPADFMASINMKSLVVGEQPPGYPADAYHYILMKILMAARANNLQAIDGPYLQIRNVEGYREVAQRAAALGFDGKWVLHPGQVEASNEIFSPSQEDYDHAELILDAYDYYTSEAGGKKGSAMLGDEMIDEASRKMALVISGKGRAAGMQRTSKFEIPAS
- a CDS encoding ADP-ribosylglycohydrolase family protein translates to MTPVGTELADRVLGGWLGRIAGNMLGKPVEQGDLWTRERIDRYLRQASALPLTDYLPEPATESDGAELRPEWRECVRGRIHGSCRDDDVDYAILGLALLEAHGFDFSTEQVGDLWLLRLPYLQTFTAERAAYRNLANGLKPTLTATYDNPYQEWIGALIRADIYGWTCPGVPLRAASLARRDAVLSHTGNGVYGAMWSAALISAAFTAPTVRHALDTALTVIPASSRLARTVRRVISLHETRLSWEETLDTVSEETAGLGWIHTVPNVAVLTAGLLYGDGDFTRTITLTVRGGLDTDSNGATAGSVAGVLTGAEAIPAQWKDPLEDTVRSAVFGFDGIRISELAERTVRLAEAGAE
- a CDS encoding NUDIX hydrolase; translation: MTTEDFATYIASLPRVLAGAAVLFRDAEGRVLLVEPNYRDGWALPGGTIESDTGETPRQGARRETAEEIGLDVELGRLLAVDWVHGTARPPLVAYLYDGGILGEEDLKAIRLQEEELLSWRLVPREELTDHLPGALGRRVVAALDVLTEGSGTVELENGHRVG
- a CDS encoding MaoC family dehydratase, whose product is MQFGRTYEEFEIGATYKHWPGKTVTEYDDHLFCLLTMNHHPLHMDTNYAEKTTDFGRNVVVGNYIYSLLLGMSVPDISGKAIANLEIESLKHVAPTFHGDTIYGETTVLDKWPSKSKNDRGIVHVETKGYKQDGTLVCVFRRKVMVPTETYIKERGGEQPGRPELKQQEK
- a CDS encoding acyl-CoA dehydrogenase family protein gives rise to the protein MARLAQTAGLTDIQQEILSTVRGFVDKEIIPVATELEHRDEYPQQIVDGLKELGLFGLMIPEEYGGLGESLLTYALCVEEIARGWMSVSGIINTHFIVAYMLKQHGTQEQKDYFLPKMALGEIRGAFSMSEPGLGSDVSAITSKAVKDGDEYVLTGQKMWLTNGGTSSLVAVLVRSDEGHPEGTAPHKSMTTFLVEKEPGFGEVRPGLTIPGKIDKMGYKGVDTTELIMDGLRIPANRVLGGVTGRGFYQMMDGVEVGRVNVAARGCGVAQRAFELGVSYAQQRHTFGRPIAQHQAIQFKLAEMATKVEAAHAMMVNAARKKDSGERNDLEAGMAKYLASEYCKEVVEDAFRIHGGYGFSKEYEIERLYREAPMLLIGEGTAEIQKMIIGRRLLEEYRLQG
- a CDS encoding methylated-DNA--[protein]-cysteine S-methyltransferase, whose amino-acid sequence is MTAKQHTVLDSPYGPLTLVATDGVLSGLYMTGQRHRPPEETFGERDDRPFGEAADQLEAYFTGELKEFTVELRLDGTPFQRSVWEQLRLIPYGETRSYGELADALGNPGASRAVGLANGKNPIGIIVPCHRVVGANGGLTGYGGGLDRKKRLLDFEGGTALF